The genomic interval CACGAAGTCGAAGACAGCGCTCAGCACGCGATCGGCCTGCGGCTGGCGGAAATGGAAGCGCAGGCCCAGCGCGACGCGAACAAGAAAGCCCGCGAGATCATCGTCACCGCCGTGCAGCGCTGCGCCGTGGAAAAATCCTCGGACGTCGCCGTCAGCACCGTGTCCTTGCCGAACGACGAGATGAAAGGGCGCATCATCGGACGCGAGGGGCGCAACATCCGCGCCTTCGAGACGGCCACCGGCGTCGACCTGATCGTCGACGATACGCCGGAAGCGGTGACGCTGAGCTGCTTCGACCCCGTGCGCCGCGAGATCGCCCGTCTGTCGCTCGAAAAACTGGTCGTCGACGGCCGCATCCATCCCGCCCGCATCGAAGAACTGGTCGCCAAGGCGACCGCCGAAGTGGAGGAGTCCATCGCCGACGCCGGCGATCAGACGCTGATGGAACTCGGCATCAAACAGATGAATCCCGAGCTGGTCCGCACCATCGGCCAGCTGCGCTATCGTTACAGTTATGGGCAGAACGCCCTTCAGCACAGCATGGAAGTGGCGTACATCTCCGGCATGATCGCCTCCGAACTGGGCGTCAACGAAGAGCTGGCCCGCCGCGCCGGGCTGCTCCACGACATCGGCAAGGCCGTCGACTTCAAGATCGAAGGGCCGCACGCCCTGATCGGCGCCGACCTCGCCAAGCGCTACGGCGAACCGCCCGAAGTCATCAACGCCATCGGCTCGCACCACGAAGACATGGAAGTCAAGAGCATTTACGACGTCATCGTCGCCACCGCCGACGCCATCAGCGCGGCCCGCCCCGGCGCCCGCCGCGAGAGCATCGACGCCTACGTCAAACGCCTTGAAAAGCTCGAAACCGTGGCCAACGGCTTCAAGGGCGTCAGCAAGGCCTTCGCCATCCAGGCCGGACGCGAAGTCCGCGTGCTGGTCGCGCCCAGCGTTCCCGACGAGGCTTCCGTGGCCAAGCTGGCCTACGACATCGCCCGCAAGATCGAAGAGGAACTGAAGTATCCCGGCCAGATCAAGGTCACCGCCATCAAGGAGATCCGCGCCTCCGACCTCGCCAAGTAGGCTCCTTCCATGAGAATACTTTTTGTCGGCGACATCGTCGGCAGCCCCGGACGAAACGCCTTCTTCGCCATGCTGCCCAAACTGCGCCGCCTGAAAGGCCCTTTCGACTTCGTCCTTGTGAACGGCGAAAACAGCGCCGCCGGCCGCGGCAT from Pyramidobacter piscolens W5455 carries:
- the rny gene encoding ribonuclease Y → MYLVLGVFLGIIGGTGAGMFIAKGVAARKVAEARSQAEDIVKEARSSAERDSKLLVSEARDEASKVRLEAERDAKERRVELQRTERLLEQKEEKLDRKLEKLQHREDEMKTRQDDLEKKIQEADELCKRRVTDLEQIAQMTSDQARAQLLHEVEDSAQHAIGLRLAEMEAQAQRDANKKAREIIVTAVQRCAVEKSSDVAVSTVSLPNDEMKGRIIGREGRNIRAFETATGVDLIVDDTPEAVTLSCFDPVRREIARLSLEKLVVDGRIHPARIEELVAKATAEVEESIADAGDQTLMELGIKQMNPELVRTIGQLRYRYSYGQNALQHSMEVAYISGMIASELGVNEELARRAGLLHDIGKAVDFKIEGPHALIGADLAKRYGEPPEVINAIGSHHEDMEVKSIYDVIVATADAISAARPGARRESIDAYVKRLEKLETVANGFKGVSKAFAIQAGREVRVLVAPSVPDEASVAKLAYDIARKIEEELKYPGQIKVTAIKEIRASDLAK